Proteins encoded within one genomic window of Schaalia sp. HMT-172:
- a CDS encoding flavodoxin domain-containing protein, with protein MHILVTAASKHGATDEVADAIARRIEASGITVDRLAPADVTSVSGYDAVVVGSAVYILQWMPEAHDFMERFKDELPVGRVWAFSVGMNGVPKHSEQDGTRVGPLLTHVKCRELHTFPGRYKPSLLSLRERSVARLAGVVEGDFRDWEAIDQWADEIVEALKA; from the coding sequence ATGCACATTCTTGTAACTGCAGCATCAAAGCACGGGGCGACGGATGAGGTCGCCGACGCCATTGCCCGGCGTATCGAAGCGAGTGGAATCACCGTTGATCGTCTCGCGCCCGCCGACGTCACGTCGGTCTCGGGTTACGATGCCGTCGTTGTCGGATCGGCCGTGTACATCCTCCAGTGGATGCCCGAGGCACACGACTTCATGGAGCGTTTTAAGGACGAGTTGCCCGTCGGACGCGTATGGGCCTTCTCCGTCGGCATGAATGGCGTTCCCAAGCACTCCGAGCAGGACGGCACGCGCGTCGGACCGCTCCTCACCCATGTCAAGTGCCGCGAGCTGCATACCTTCCCGGGTCGGTACAAGCCCTCCCTCCTGTCCCTGCGCGAGCGTTCGGTTGCCCGCCTGGCTGGAGTTGTCGAGGGGGACTTCCGTGACTGGGAGGCTATCGACCAGTGGGCTGATGAGATCGTCGAGGCGCTGAAGGCCTGA
- a CDS encoding argininosuccinate synthase: MSSTDRVVLAYSGGLDTSVAIGWIGEQTGREVVAVAVDVGQGGEDLEVIRQRALDCGAVEAYVADARDEFANEYCMPALKANALYEGKYPLVSALSRPVITKHLVKAAREFGATTVAHGCTGKGNDQVRFEVSITSMAPDMDCISPVRDLALTRDVAIEYAEKHNLPIETTKHNPFSIDQNVWGRAIETGFLEDLWNAPTKDVYVYTDDPTYPPLPDEVVITFDKGIPVAIDGRPVTPLEAIQEMNRRAGAQGIGRIDMVEDRLVGIKSREIYEAPGAVALIEAHQALESITLERMQHRYKRQLEQTWGELVYEAQWYSPLKKSMDAFIEHTQEYVSGEIRMILHGGRATVNGRRSESSLYDFNLATYETGDTFDQSSSRGFIDIYGLQSKLAAARDVRFGVNMGY; this comes from the coding sequence ATGTCGAGCACAGACCGCGTCGTCCTGGCCTACTCAGGCGGCCTGGACACCTCCGTCGCCATCGGATGGATCGGCGAGCAGACCGGCCGCGAGGTCGTCGCCGTCGCCGTCGATGTCGGCCAGGGAGGCGAAGACCTCGAGGTCATTCGTCAGCGCGCTCTCGACTGTGGTGCCGTCGAAGCCTACGTCGCCGACGCTCGCGACGAATTCGCAAACGAGTACTGCATGCCCGCGCTGAAGGCCAACGCCCTCTACGAAGGCAAGTACCCCCTCGTCTCCGCCCTCTCGCGCCCCGTCATCACCAAGCACCTGGTCAAGGCAGCGCGCGAATTCGGTGCCACGACCGTCGCCCACGGCTGCACCGGCAAGGGCAACGACCAGGTCCGTTTCGAAGTGTCCATCACCTCGATGGCCCCCGACATGGACTGCATCTCCCCGGTGCGCGACCTCGCCCTGACCCGCGACGTCGCCATCGAATACGCAGAAAAGCACAACCTGCCGATCGAAACGACGAAGCATAACCCCTTCTCGATCGACCAAAACGTGTGGGGCCGCGCCATCGAGACCGGCTTCCTCGAAGACCTGTGGAACGCCCCCACCAAGGACGTCTACGTCTACACCGACGACCCGACCTACCCGCCGCTGCCCGACGAAGTCGTCATCACCTTCGACAAGGGCATCCCCGTCGCCATCGACGGACGCCCGGTCACCCCGCTTGAGGCCATACAGGAGATGAACCGCCGCGCCGGCGCCCAGGGCATCGGCCGCATCGACATGGTCGAGGACCGCCTCGTGGGCATCAAGTCCCGCGAGATCTACGAGGCGCCCGGCGCCGTCGCCCTCATCGAGGCCCACCAGGCCCTCGAATCCATCACCCTGGAGCGCATGCAGCACCGCTACAAGCGACAGCTCGAGCAGACATGGGGCGAACTCGTCTACGAGGCCCAGTGGTACTCGCCGCTCAAGAAGTCGATGGATGCTTTCATCGAGCACACCCAGGAATACGTGTCCGGCGAGATCCGCATGATCCTTCACGGCGGACGCGCGACCGTCAACGGGCGCCGCTCGGAGTCCTCCCTCTACGACTTCAACCTGGCGACCTACGAGACGGGCGACACCTTCGACCAGTCGTCCTCGCGCGGATTCATCGACATTTACGGCCTGCAGTCCAAGCTCGCGGCCGCACGCGACGTGCGCTTCGGCGTCAATATGGGGTACTGA
- the argR gene encoding arginine repressor, whose amino-acid sequence MHMSSAAAFPSTKSARHEMIRNLLASESIGSQEALRSRLAQRGIDVTQTTLSRDLMDLRATKVRNASGTLIYTVPDHDGGATHDGEAANVRLARWCQLLLVTSVKVGNQLVLRTQVGAANLLASSIDSVRREEIAGTIAGDDTILVICRSEEDAVGVERMLLALAEPGALPEN is encoded by the coding sequence ATGCATATGAGTTCAGCAGCAGCGTTCCCCAGCACCAAGAGTGCCAGGCACGAAATGATCCGCAACCTCCTGGCCTCCGAGTCCATCGGTAGCCAGGAAGCGCTGCGCTCACGCCTTGCTCAGCGGGGCATCGACGTCACCCAGACGACGCTGTCGCGCGACCTCATGGACCTGCGGGCCACCAAGGTGCGCAACGCATCCGGCACCCTCATCTACACCGTGCCCGACCACGACGGGGGAGCGACCCACGACGGCGAAGCCGCCAACGTCCGCCTCGCGCGCTGGTGCCAGCTCCTCCTCGTCACCTCCGTCAAAGTCGGCAACCAGCTCGTTCTACGCACCCAGGTCGGGGCGGCCAATCTCCTTGCCTCCTCGATCGACTCCGTGCGCCGAGAGGAAATCGCCGGCACCATCGCCGGCGACGACACGATCCTCGTGATCTGCCGCTCCGAGGAGGATGCTGTCGGCGTCGAACGCATGCTTCTCGCCCTCGCAGAGCCCGGCGCTCTGCCCGAAAACTAG